The Candidatus Hydrogenedentota bacterium genome has a window encoding:
- a CDS encoding PD40 domain-containing protein has product MGFLCLIAAMSGLLSVAGQIAYVDTGAGDGGAVFVLDLERGETLQVGPGREDGAPRWSPDGAWLLFETAGRDGGRGTWLVRHDGRGGRLHGGDGVWDTAPAWSTDGRRIVFCRAAARGAASTLVVADLESGAETIWGGSQPGLLAPRWLPHTKLLLHLVPDQVLDAPGVNMGRLLTEARMTREELGAQTLPEALIAVQALPGMPGRGPWLGTRIVLVTHSEVLPIMPLADPARAEIGAAVWGVTPDWTDAEIVATPGGGFGAYRFEDPGDTESFAFESDEGGDREVFVMGRRGIVNVTNHRAADWNPVWSPEGKLLAFESFRGGNRGVYTVFTDTAYVRHVAGGREFACWSPAWSPDGRYLVYVSDESGAAELHAAEIEDADRRALTAAGGGKEAPAWRPRTR; this is encoded by the coding sequence TTTCGTGCTGGACCTGGAACGCGGAGAGACGCTGCAGGTGGGTCCGGGGCGGGAGGATGGCGCGCCGCGTTGGTCGCCCGATGGCGCGTGGCTGCTGTTTGAAACCGCGGGCCGGGACGGAGGGCGCGGCACGTGGCTGGTTCGCCACGATGGCCGTGGCGGGCGGCTTCATGGCGGCGATGGGGTCTGGGACACGGCGCCGGCCTGGTCCACGGATGGCCGGCGAATTGTGTTCTGCCGCGCGGCTGCTCGTGGCGCGGCAAGCACACTGGTGGTGGCGGACCTGGAGAGCGGCGCGGAGACTATATGGGGCGGATCGCAGCCGGGCTTGCTGGCGCCGCGCTGGCTTCCCCATACGAAGCTTTTACTGCACCTCGTTCCGGACCAGGTTCTCGATGCGCCGGGTGTGAATATGGGGCGGCTTCTGACCGAAGCCCGTATGACGCGGGAGGAGCTCGGCGCGCAGACGCTGCCCGAAGCCCTGATCGCGGTTCAGGCCCTGCCGGGCATGCCGGGGCGCGGGCCCTGGCTTGGCACGCGGATCGTGCTCGTTACGCACAGTGAGGTGCTTCCGATTATGCCGCTGGCGGACCCCGCGCGGGCGGAGATCGGCGCCGCGGTCTGGGGGGTGACCCCGGATTGGACGGACGCGGAAATCGTGGCGACACCGGGCGGCGGCTTTGGGGCCTACCGTTTTGAGGACCCGGGCGACACGGAAAGCTTTGCGTTTGAATCGGACGAAGGGGGCGACCGTGAGGTCTTTGTGATGGGGCGGCGCGGCATTGTGAATGTCACCAATCATCGCGCGGCCGATTGGAATCCGGTCTGGTCGCCCGAGGGGAAGCTGCTTGCCTTTGAATCGTTTCGGGGCGGAAACCGGGGCGTCTACACGGTGTTCACGGACACCGCCTACGTTCGCCACGTGGCGGGCGGTCGGGAATTCGCTTGCTGGTCACCGGCCTGGTCCCCGGATGGCCGATATCTGGTCTATGTTTCGGATGAATCGGGCGCGGCCGAACTGCACGCCGCCGAAATCGAAGATGCAGACCGCCGCGCGCTGACGGCCGCCGGCGGCGGAAAGGAGGCGCCCGCGTGGCGGCCCAGAACTCGTTAG